One genomic region from Uloborus diversus isolate 005 chromosome 2, Udiv.v.3.1, whole genome shotgun sequence encodes:
- the LOC129217634 gene encoding GTP-binding protein Di-Ras2-like: MPSVCTESVMDTEQMAKSLKVTDNPRVVIMGAAGVGKTSIVQQFLYDAFPLNHVPTVEEMHCSVYDIGGSSLTLNILDTSGSYEFPAMRRLAIKTADAFILVYSVDDTESFRYVSTLRELILELRLKEDSVPIVVVGNKSDLEDKRTVRKEIAESVVTIDWENGFVEASAKDNHNILQIFKTVLAQAHICYALGPAVERRRKSLPAQPTLPRVRNIIEQKRHSCAIQ, translated from the coding sequence ATGCCCAGCGTGTGTACAGAGTCAGTGATGGACACGGAACAGATGGCGAAGAGCCTGAAAGTCACCGACAACCCGCGTGTTGTGATCATGGGCGCAGCAGGTGTCGGGAAAACGTCCATCGTCCAGCAATTTCTGTACGATGCCTTCCCTTTGAACCACGTGCCCACAGTGGAAGAAATGCACTGCAGCGTGTACGACATCGGAGGTTCTTCTTTGACCTTGAACATCTTGGACACTAGTGGATCTTATGAGTTTCCAGCAATGCGGAGGCTGGCCATCAAGACAGCGGACGCCTTCATCCTCGTGTATTCCGTCGACGACACAGAATCGTTCCGATACGTGTCAACTTTGAGAGAACTGATCTTGGAATTGCGACTCAAAGAGGATAGTGTTCCGATTGTGGTAGTCGGGAACAAGAGCGACCTCGAAGATAAACGAACTGTTCGAAAGGAGATCGCGGAATCTGTAGTGACGATCGATTGGGAAAACGGATTCGTCGAAGCTTCAGCCAAAGACAACCACAATATTCTTCAGATCTTCAAGACTGTTCTTGCACAGGCTCATATTTGTTATGCTTTGGGACCTGCTGTCGAGCGCAGGCGAAAATCCCTGCCTGCTCAACCGACATTGCCGAGAGTCAGGAACATAATCGAACAAAAACGACACAGTTGTGCGATACAGTGa